TTTATTTAAAGGCGCTGTCGGCACACTCACACTTGAGGAAGTTTATCAAATCAGTCTAGACCCAAATATTCCTACCACAGGCACATCGAAAGTAAATGGAACTATCCAGGTATTTGAGGAAACAGTTCCAGAGCCAAATACTGCCACTACCTCGGCTCTTATAGGCTTGATGGGGGCGGCTTTTTGGCTACGACGGCAAAGAAATACGCCCACTTCTAGCTGATAAAAGAACATAAGGGAGTAGTTAACATTGCAATATAATCACTGTGCAACTTCTGGTTCTTGCGTCCGTTTTATGGAAAATTAATACTAAAGTGCCAGTTTAATAAACTGCGTATACGAAAATTATTGAAGTTACGAAAGCCATATCCAAGTCGTTTAATTAACTTGAGTTTATTATTAATCCCTTCTACAGTACCACTGGTAGTTCTGCCGTCAAAATAACCAACTATTTCCCCAAACCATCTCACCATTGTCCCTAGACTTTTCGGAAAATATGAACGAGCATCATACATCCAATCTAATAATTGCGTGATGCTATCTCCCCAAGATTTAGTCGTGTCAAATATCTGGCGAAATTGTTCTTTAAGTGCGTGCATTTTAGCGAGATGAGGCGAAACTTCTAACACAGATTGTAATTTCAATTTTTGCTTTTCATTTAAAGAGTTTTCATTTTTCAGTAAGCTATGTTTACTCTTGTTTAATGCTTCTAACTTTCTGGCTTTTTCTAATTCATCATCTAACGACATTGCAGCTTCTTTTTCATTTTTACGCATAGTATCTAATTCATCCGTAATTTGTTTCATCACATGAAACCTGTCAGCAGTTATGTTGGCATTTGGCATTAAATCTTCTACTAATTTTTTATAAGGTGACCAGAGATCAATACTCACTTCTTCGATCTGATTAAGTACATCAACTCCCCAAATTACAATAACTTCACGGATATCTTCTATTCTTCTCGACTGCACTATCTCTATTAGTTTATGACTATCTAAATCCACTAATACTGCTAAGTAGTTTCCTTGTCCTTTCACCAATGCAATCTCATCTATCCCTAACTTTCTTACCTGACTTAAGTTAATAGTTAGTATTTGTGACACCAGATTATTTAACATCGATTCTACTTGTTCATCACTCAAACCATTTCTCTGGGCAACACTATGGATATTACTATTTAATACTTGCTGAACTATGTCGGATGCTAATCTTTTAGTATATCCTTTACTTTTATCTACAAAATCTAGTTGTTCACTAAATACTTTTTTACACTTATGACATTTAAATTGGCGGTGATTTATTTTTAAGAGTACTGATTTTTTATTCCACGGTAAATCATGAATCATCCGCCAATGATTTTGATGTATGCTGCGAGTAATTTGTCGACAGGAAGGACAAGTTGAATAATTCACTCCTTTTTCTATGGTTATAATTATTTCTTCCCCTTCAAGTTCTTGAAAATCTAATACTTGCATTTCGGGAAGGTTCAGGATTTGTTCTACAGGAAATTTCATAGCGTTTGCCTAAAACTTTACCGTGTTTTAATCTAAACTAAATTTCCACGGCTTTTTAAGTATGCTTAATATTTCTTAAATGCTCACACCACAAGGGTTTTAAGTATCAATAACACTAAATTACAGCCGCTAAAATCTAGTAATTTTTAATTAACAGCATAAAACTACCGGAAGAACCCAACTTCTTTAAACTGTCATTAATTACTCGTGAGAATCGATTATTATTGCGATCGCATAAATTCTGGATGATAGCGATCGCGTTCTTACTAATTAGGCAAATTATCATCTATCATAGTTTCAATAACAATACCACCAAACCGAGCTTCATCATCTCACTCTATTAATGTAACTAATATTACTTGGATTTCCTCTTGAGCTTCAGTTACAGTTCCCTCAAATTCTCCACTCATTGAGGTATTAAAGAAACTCAACTTTCGTCCTTGGGCATCACTTGCTTTGCTATAGCAATTATCACAATCGAGGATATAAAAGTTGGCTTAATTGTAGTGTCGGCAGATTATCCTCCTACCGATGCGGTTAAGTATTCACGTTTTTCTCTTGTGATTCAATTGCCAGCACCTAATCGCAACTATCTCAATTGATACAAGAGCAACGTATAGGGGAATTCCCAAAAGTGTGATGGCGTTCCGCCATCGCACACCAACTGCATCTGATACTGTAGTCTGTGTTTAGAAGTAGAGCAATCAATGTAGACGAAACCTTACCCTGGTTAAAGGTGTAGGCACAGCCCGCCGCAGGCATGGCTTGACTTTGAAATAACAGCAACCGCAAGGAATAAAATTGGACAAGTGAGATGACATCAGATGAAACGCTCAAACCAAAGGTATTAAACAAGGTAACTCGGCGGCTGATTCCCTTGTTATTTGTGCTTTATATCATTGCTTATTTGGATCGGGTTAATGTCGGGTTTGCCGCCTTGCAAATGAATCACGATTTGGGCTTTAGTTCCACAATCTATGGTTTCGGCTCAGGGATTTTCTTCCTGGGCTACTTTTTGTTTGAAATTCCTAGCAATCTTATCCTAGAAAGAATTGGTGCTAGGGTTTGGATTGCCCGGATTGTCATAACTTGGGGCGTAATTGCCGCAAGTATGATGTTCGTTAAAAGTCCTTTGAGCTTTTACTTATTACGTTTTTTATTAGGAATTGCCGAAGCTGGCTTTTTCCCTGGGATTATTCTTTACCTCACTTATTGGTTCCCAACAATTCAACGCGCTAAAACCGTAGCTTTATTTATGACAGCAACTGCGGTAGCTGGGATTGTAGGAGCGCCCCTTTCTGGTCTGCTGCTGACCCTACATGGAATTATGGGATTAGCAGGTTGGCAGTGGTTATTTCTAGTAGAGGGTTTACCCGCCATCTTTATGGGTTTTGTAGTGCTGAGTTATCTCTGCGAACGTCCAGAGCAAGCTCAATGGTTGGAAGTAGAGGAGCGTTCCTGGCTCCAGGAGAGATTACGGCTAGAAAACGAACACAAAACTAGGCACAAGAGTTACACCTTACTTCAATCTCTTGTCAATCCTAAAGTTTGGTTACTGAGCCTGATTTATTTCACACTAGTAATTGGTCTTTATGGTATTAGTTTCTGGCTGCCACAAATTATTAAAGGTTTTTCTGGATTAAGTGACCTATGGGTGGCATTTCTTTCAGTTATTCCGTATCTTGTAGGTGCGATTGGAATGGTTTTTGTTGGTAGCCACTCAGACCAGACTGGAGAACGCCGCGCTCATGTAGCTATCCCAGCTTTTATTGGCGCATTTGGTCTAGTTTTAAGTGCTTACTTTCATCAGCCTGTGACTGCGCTAGCGTCCCTTTCCTTGGCAGCACTGGGAATTTGGGGGGCTTTAGGGCCATTTTGGGCTTTACCCACTGCTTTTTTGAGTGGTACAGCTGCTGCTGGCTCCTTAGCGTTAATTAACTCTGTAGGCAATTTAGGAGGATTTGTTGCTCCCTACGTTATCGGCTTAATTAAAGATGCCACTAATAGTTTTACCGGAGGGCTGCTTGTAATGGCAGCAGCACTGCTATTTGGCGGAATTCTTGCTCTGATAGTGCGTCATGACTCTTCTTTAGAAAGACTCGATACTATCTCTTGATGATACATTCGCTCTTGAGAGTGAACTTGGTGATTTATTGGACAAGGGGAAAGGGCAAGAATGTTTTTAGCCATTTCCCCTTTAACATGAATCCCTTTTCCCAGCCATAACCCAGCTTCTGCTTGGGTTGGCAACCTACTACTACCGCTGACCTTCTCAAAAGTCAAAATTCTTAGCTTATGCCCCCAATGTACTAGACCATTACTAAGCAGTGATTGGATATTTAAAATAAACACAGCGATCGCGCTTGTCTAACATCTGCAACCCAACACCCACGTCCCCCCTACAGTTACCCTATGCGGTCTTGAGAACAGCAAGGGCTACAGCAGGAGCAGTGATTGATTACTAGCGGTAAACCTAATGCATCTATGGCGCTACTTTTTCTTTGAACAGCTTCCCTGGAGAAAACGCAGGCACTTTGGTAGCTGGAATAGTCATTGTCTCTTGGGTTTTGGGATTACGCCCCTCGCGCTCGGCACGTTCGCGTCGCTCAAATGACCCAAAGCCAACGAGCGTTACCTTCTCCCCATTTGCTACAGCTTCGCTCACTACTTCTAAAAAAGCACTGACG
This region of Nostoc sp. UHCC 0302 genomic DNA includes:
- a CDS encoding ISL3 family transposase; translated protein: MKFPVEQILNLPEMQVLDFQELEGEEIIITIEKGVNYSTCPSCRQITRSIHQNHWRMIHDLPWNKKSVLLKINHRQFKCHKCKKVFSEQLDFVDKSKGYTKRLASDIVQQVLNSNIHSVAQRNGLSDEQVESMLNNLVSQILTINLSQVRKLGIDEIALVKGQGNYLAVLVDLDSHKLIEIVQSRRIEDIREVIVIWGVDVLNQIEEVSIDLWSPYKKLVEDLMPNANITADRFHVMKQITDELDTMRKNEKEAAMSLDDELEKARKLEALNKSKHSLLKNENSLNEKQKLKLQSVLEVSPHLAKMHALKEQFRQIFDTTKSWGDSITQLLDWMYDARSYFPKSLGTMVRWFGEIVGYFDGRTTSGTVEGINNKLKLIKRLGYGFRNFNNFRIRSLLNWHFSINFP
- a CDS encoding HU family DNA-binding protein — encoded protein: MNKGELVDAVAAKANVTKKQADGIVSAFLEVVSEAVANGEKVTLVGFGSFERRERAEREGRNPKTQETMTIPATKVPAFSPGKLFKEKVAP
- a CDS encoding MFS transporter, translated to MTSDETLKPKVLNKVTRRLIPLLFVLYIIAYLDRVNVGFAALQMNHDLGFSSTIYGFGSGIFFLGYFLFEIPSNLILERIGARVWIARIVITWGVIAASMMFVKSPLSFYLLRFLLGIAEAGFFPGIILYLTYWFPTIQRAKTVALFMTATAVAGIVGAPLSGLLLTLHGIMGLAGWQWLFLVEGLPAIFMGFVVLSYLCERPEQAQWLEVEERSWLQERLRLENEHKTRHKSYTLLQSLVNPKVWLLSLIYFTLVIGLYGISFWLPQIIKGFSGLSDLWVAFLSVIPYLVGAIGMVFVGSHSDQTGERRAHVAIPAFIGAFGLVLSAYFHQPVTALASLSLAALGIWGALGPFWALPTAFLSGTAAAGSLALINSVGNLGGFVAPYVIGLIKDATNSFTGGLLVMAAALLFGGILALIVRHDSSLERLDTIS